The Raphanus sativus cultivar WK10039 chromosome 2, ASM80110v3, whole genome shotgun sequence genome includes a region encoding these proteins:
- the LOC108838205 gene encoding uncharacterized protein LOC108838205 gives MLRSSKQRERSLVEELKELELLEEGVMVDIPELENDDLLEENSLSVIVRCLNPSVHKVGGLVKALPPIWGLEDRVHGRGVGPDRVQFIFQSDRDLHHVLTRGPWFVNGWIVALDQWSPTPGPSFLQKILFWIRIKGLPVHLLKRKTIDTLVGPLGKIENVELHAKNSSSVEYVRAQVWINADEPLQFRRIARFKSGEVIPTELEYERLIKICFLCKRLTHDQNRCPSQLHHQGRDTPASNQLVTEAVAGRRSHGGSGATAVDMGRPQPRQTTSRRASKASTQRRSADTKGKSIVGASTRVWRQKEIISTPRAEGTTSKSSGESSVPIGRKSSSGKKKGQQSRAPTLWNQTGN, from the coding sequence ATGCTTCGGTCAAGCAAACAAAGGGAGCGCTCGCTGGTGGAGGAACTCAAGGAGCTCGAGTTACTCGAGGAAGGGGTGATGGTTGACATCCCTGAGCTGGAAAACGACGATCTCCTAGAAGAAAACTCTCTCAGCGTCATCGTCAGATGCCTCAACCCATCGGTACACAAAGTTGGTGGCCTCGTCAAAGCTCTGCCTCCCATCTGGGGTCTAGAAGACAGAGTACATGGAAGAGGGGTTGGCCCTGACCGTGTTCAATTCATCTTCCAGTCAGACAGGGACCTCCACCATGTCCTCACCAGAGGTCCCTGGTTCGTCAACGGCTGGATAGTAGCTCTGGATCAATGGTCTCCAACACCAGGACCGAGCTTTCTCCAAAAGATCCTCTTTTGGATTCGGATAAAAGGCCTCCCGGTTCACCTGCTGAAGAGAAAGACTATTGATACTCTGGTTGGGCCTCTAGGGAAAATCGAGAATGTAGAACTCCACGCAAAAAACTCTTCATCAGTGGAATACGTCAGAGCTCAGGTCTGGATAAACGCCGACGAGCCACTCCAATTCCGCCGGATTGCTCGCTTCAAGTCTGGTGAAGTAATTCCTACTGAGCTTGAGTATGAAAGGCTCATCAAAATTTGTTTCCTCTGCAAGAGATTAACTCATGACCAAAACAGATGCCCCTCCCAACTACATCATCAGGGAAGAGACACACCTGCAAGTAACCAACTGGTCACTGAAGCTGTGGCAGGAAGAAGGTCCCATGGTGGTTCTGGCGCTACCGCTGTAGACATGGGAAGACCCCAACCTCGCCAAACAACATCTCGAAGAGCGTCAAAAGCCTCAACACAACGCAGAAGTGCAGACACAAAAGGAAAAAGTATAGTGGGAGCCTCCACTAGAGTCTGGAGACAGAAGGAGATAATCTCAACACCCAGAGCAGAAGGAACTACCTCCAAGAGTTCAGGCGAATCTTCTGTCCCTATTGGTCGAAAGTCATCATCTGGCAAGAAGAAAGGCCAACAAAGCAGAGCCCCCACACTCTGGAACCAGACAGGGAACTGA